CGCCCTTCAAAGCGCTGCGAAACGCATTTTTTATAACATCCGGATGCAGCACCTTCACCATCCCGCGGAACGCTTCAATGGCTTTGTCGCCCATCTTTAAAACTTTTGCACCTTTTATGATCGCTTTGCCTCCCAATCCTGCTAGTTTTGCAGGTGGGAAGATGGTCAGCGCCGTCCAGCCAACAGCTTGAAGCCTGTCCCATCCATCGAGTTTTTCACCGGTTACCGGGTCGTACTCGGCAAAAATACGGACGACGTCGTTTACACCGACAAGCTCCATGCCCCATTCTTTCGCCTTGCCAAACCATCCCTGATCGGCTTCACGAAACTGGGCTTCTGTTCTTTTGACGACTTCCTGCGCATTGTTCAGCAAAGCCTTATAATGATCAAGTTTTTGAATAAGGCTATGGTAAAGTCCTCCTGCATGGGTATTGTCGATATCCCAGTAAGTTGCATGGAGGAGATTATAGTTCCATTTTAACGCATCTTGAATGTCGTCGCACTGATCTTCTAATTTCTCTATATCATTGGCCAGGGCTTCGAGTTCATCGGGCTTGACGTTGATTTGGCTCATCGAGCTTCTCCTGCCTTTCCATTTCATTCGCCATTTCTCTCAGCCGGGCTGCTTCTCTTTTTAACGCTTCTTTCAATTGTTCTCCTATACTTGCCGAAGCAAAGTGAGTGCTTGCTGCTTCTGACATGATTTGCAGGTAAGTGGCTTTGCTTTTGCTTTCCCATGTATCAGCGTTTGTCAGCACACGGTTTCGATCCCATCTAAGCTGGTCGAGCTTTTGCATCAATTCATTCACTTTATGCGAATACCAATCCAGCATCTCTGCCTGCATCCTGTATTTCTGCTTATCAAAAATCACGACATCACCGCCTGCTCAATCTCTGTCTTTCTATTGTAAAAAAGATAAAGGGATGGAGGTACTAGACTAAGTTACTAATATTTGCTAAAAGACGGGATGATTGAACTAGACATGAAAAAATAAGTAAAGGGTGCCAGGCACCGAGATTACACAAGTGTGTAAAACCGGTGCCTGGCACCCTCTCTCTTAAACCTTCGTGAGAAATGCCTGGTGGGCGGTGGATGGGTTTTCGAACCAGCGGGCGATCTCATCCGCTTTTTGCTGATCTTCTGCAGCACTCAGCAGCATCTGAATGACATGCCCTGGAAGCGGTTGTGTCATGGCATTCGTCCACTCTGTTACCTCTTTGACAAAGGGCTTTATACGCTCCCAGTATAAACGGCCGAGTTCTTCATCCCATCGAACAGAATGCTTATGCTCAATCAGCAAGTCAGACAGCTGTTCTGCGCAATAGGATGAGAGATTGCTTCCCTGTCCGGTAATCGGATCGTTGAGAATTACGCTGTCTCCACATCCCAGGAACAGCTTGTCGTTCACGTTGAGATAAGGTATGCGTACCTCTGGAGTAATGGCGATCTGTAAGAAGCCGTTCTCATCACATAGAGCGAAATCGATATCTACAATTCGTTCATGGATATCAGGAAAAAACATTTCGACGGCTTCTCTCATTTTTATCGTGAATGCTTCAGGCGATTTGATGCCTTTAAACATATCCAGCGGCCCTTCAGGAACGGCCGTGATGAACAGGATGGTAACAGGACCGTACTCCGTTTCAGAAGGAATTTCGAACATTTCCCCAATTTCCGGAATCACCGTCACACTGACACCTAGAGGAGAAGTTGGTTTCACTCCTTTAAAATACCCGACGATACACTTTCGCTGCGGGGTTTGAAATGGAGTAAGTTCTTTTTCGACTGGAAACGGAATAAGCGGACCGTTCTTCCCTGTACAATCAATGACCAGATCAAACTCGTCACTGAATGCTTCAATCTCCTCTTTTATGACCTTTTTCTGCTGAAAGGACACACCAGCTCTCTCTAATTCTTCTGCATAACGAGAGTATGCCAGACGCTGATCGACGGATAATGCCGGTTTTTCAAGCATACCCGCAAACAACTTTTGGTCACCTACCGTGATATGAATACTTTCAATCATTGAATCGCTTTCCCACTTCGGCATATGAAATCGTTCCTCGCGGGCTCGTGTTGGACTGAAATGAACCTGCGTGGACATGATCCGCCCGCTGCGCAGCTGTTCTGGTGAACGATGAGAAACAATGGTCACTTCAAAATCATCCTTTAAAGCATAAGCCAGCTGCAATCCGGTCGTTCCGCTTCCCACAATTCCAATACGCTTTTTCAAAACTCTCAACTCCTTAATTAATATGCTTATGCCTAACTTCTTCTTTGATAGGTAAAGTCCCTTTTTTACCTTTAAAAACAGGAAATATAGAACAGGTTTCGACAGATTATTTCCTAGGAAATTCGACTTATCTCCTTTGAAATCAAACCTCCTTGCCATTTACAGACAAATTAGGATAGAAATCGGCAAAATTATGTATATAATAGGAAAAATCAGTTTTTTTATATGATATGATAGAAAAAACTAGAATGGATTAAAGAGGTGGATCATGATTAGAGGGGAGAAAATCAAGTATTTTAGAGAAAAAAATAAACTTACCCAAAAAGAACTCACTTCTGGCATATGTTCAGTTCCCTACCTTAGTAAAGTCGAGAACAACAGCATCGTCCCTTCTCGGGAAATTCTAATTTTGCTTTGCAAAAGGCTGAATATTGAATACGATGAGCTGCTGCAATCCTCCTCAAGCAATGGCATCAAGAAGATGATTTTCAATTGGTATGAAGATATAAAAGCAAGAAATCGACCGGCTTCCGCTGACCATTACGCAACGATCGAGAAGAAGATTAAAGGCATCACCGACATAGAACTTTTAACGATGTTTCACCTGGCCGCTACCCGGCATTTTTTGCTTATTAGGGAATTTAACAAAGCCGAAGAGCAGCTGGCTTTTGCCGAAAAATACATGACCTATATGCCAAAAGAGATTGAAGGATACTACTTTTACTTTTCAGGATTGAATGAATACTTAAATGGACACTTTCAAAAAGCGCTGGAGCTGTATTTAAAAGCAAGCGAATATGTAAATGAGCCGGAGTACCATTACCAGCTTGCACTCATCTACAGCCGGTTGGGTAAGATTACACTTTCCATCTTTCACTCCGAGAGGGCGATGGAAGAGTTCAACAAAAACATCTTATTTTTTAAAGTGGTCGATTGCTACATCCTGTTGGGCATCAACTACAACCGGATCAACGAACACGCAACTGCCCTCTCTTATTTTAAAAAGGCGCTGAAAGGCATCGAATCCCTGCCGGACATCGGCCATTTAAAGATACATATCTATCATAATATTGGGATTGTCTATCATAAGCAAAAGAAGCCGTGGGAAGCGATCGATTATTTCTTAAAATCTCTTAATGTGCGCAAAGATCTGCAAGGCGGAGAGCTTACGATCTACCTTCTCGCCAGCAACCTTTTTCAGCTGAACGAGATTGAAGATGCCACCCGCTGGATTGAAAAAGGGCTAGTGCTATTAAAAGGCGAACTGAATGAAACCTACTGCCTGCTGAAGATCCTGCAATTTCAAGTGCAAAAAAGACGTAACGAAGAAGACTATAAGATCTTTCTTGAAGAGACCGCCCTTCCCATCTTCAAGCAGAAGGATGAATTCATGTATATCCGGATGTGCTATGAGCAGCTGGGCGATTATTATTACCGGAAGAAACAGTACAAGCGCTCAAGCGAATGCTACTGTGAAGCCAACAGCGTCGAGAGCTCATTCATTTAAAAAACGGGTGCCAGGCACCGCTTTT
This genomic stretch from Fictibacillus marinisediminis harbors:
- a CDS encoding styrene monooxygenase/indole monooxygenase family protein; protein product: MKKRIGIVGSGTTGLQLAYALKDDFEVTIVSHRSPEQLRSGRIMSTQVHFSPTRAREERFHMPKWESDSMIESIHITVGDQKLFAGMLEKPALSVDQRLAYSRYAEELERAGVSFQQKKVIKEEIEAFSDEFDLVIDCTGKNGPLIPFPVEKELTPFQTPQRKCIVGYFKGVKPTSPLGVSVTVIPEIGEMFEIPSETEYGPVTILFITAVPEGPLDMFKGIKSPEAFTIKMREAVEMFFPDIHERIVDIDFALCDENGFLQIAITPEVRIPYLNVNDKLFLGCGDSVILNDPITGQGSNLSSYCAEQLSDLLIEHKHSVRWDEELGRLYWERIKPFVKEVTEWTNAMTQPLPGHVIQMLLSAAEDQQKADEIARWFENPSTAHQAFLTKV
- a CDS encoding helix-turn-helix domain-containing protein, which produces MIRGEKIKYFREKNKLTQKELTSGICSVPYLSKVENNSIVPSREILILLCKRLNIEYDELLQSSSSNGIKKMIFNWYEDIKARNRPASADHYATIEKKIKGITDIELLTMFHLAATRHFLLIREFNKAEEQLAFAEKYMTYMPKEIEGYYFYFSGLNEYLNGHFQKALELYLKASEYVNEPEYHYQLALIYSRLGKITLSIFHSERAMEEFNKNILFFKVVDCYILLGINYNRINEHATALSYFKKALKGIESLPDIGHLKIHIYHNIGIVYHKQKKPWEAIDYFLKSLNVRKDLQGGELTIYLLASNLFQLNEIEDATRWIEKGLVLLKGELNETYCLLKILQFQVQKRRNEEDYKIFLEETALPIFKQKDEFMYIRMCYEQLGDYYYRKKQYKRSSECYCEANSVESSFI